TATTTTTTCAGTAATGGCAACTTTTAACAGTTCTTTTTTTCGTGCATTACCCATACGAGCATTATGATGAGCCCTTTCATTATCTCCCCAAGGAATTTCATTATTACTCTTCAGATGTTTTCTCTCAACGAAACGAAGGCCTGAATCTTTGTCCTCTGTAATTATACACTCAAGCCTAAAATCACTATTGATTTGTATTCGTTTCTTTAGTTCCCTGAACCGACTTCGAACATTCTCGTTGCTGGCTATCTCTGGATTAGCCAAAAGCTTATAAACTGTGAGGCGACGATTTCCCTCCAAAACTATCTTTCTATTGTTCAGATCCAGAACAACTAATTTTTCAATCTGAGGAAGGTCAAATTCATTTACGACTTCCTTGGCGAATTCATATATTTTGAATCCTTGTTCAGAAACAAAGTAATCTACCAACTCTTCTTCTGTTTTCTTAAAGTATATATCCGGGAAGCGAGCATTCTCATCCCAAAGAGAAAGGGTTTTGATTGATAATTTTCCTTGCGTGAAATTACTCATAATCCAGATACACTACCATAAAATTGCTCATTAGAGAAGACTCATTCCCCTAGCCTTTCTCCATCATCACCGCTTGCCCCAATGTCCCTTCCATATCTCCTTCCAAGTAGCTAAACTCATCCGAAGGAGAATCCTGTGGCTCAAAGATCGTAACATCTAAACCTTCCATCTTCTCAAAAGATTTCTCAATAAGCGGGCGAACCTCCGACCATTTCAACCCTCCAAATCCGCACCCCAATGGCGGCATTGCTATTGATTGAACTTTACGCCTTTTAATCTTTGTAACCAAATCCTTAAGACCGTCCTCTATGTATTGCATCTTACTACCACCGCGCCAATGCTGCTTTGTCGGGAAATTGACAATGTAACCCGGAAACATCAAACCGGTTTTAACAATAAACATCTCTCCCGGCTTGATCTTGTTCTTTGAGCAAGCGGTGGCGTAT
The sequence above is a segment of the Candidatus Dadabacteria bacterium genome. Coding sequences within it:
- a CDS encoding macro domain-containing protein, which produces MSITYKTGGNIVDESADALVNTVNCVGVMGKGVAAEFKKRFPDNFDKYATACSKNKIKPGEMFIVKTGLMFPGYIVNFPTKQHWRGGSKMQYIEDGLKDLVTKIKRRKVQSIAMPPLGCGFGGLKWSEVRPLIEKSFEKMEGLDVTIFEPQDSPSDEFSYLEGDMEGTLGQAVMMEKG